The Xanthomonas sp. DAR 80977 nucleotide sequence CGCGTTCGATGATGTTCCGCTCTTTGTCTGTCTTCAGTACGACCGACCCCAGTCCGTCAGTATGGACATACCGAACCGTCTGCGCCAATGCGCTGAATGCGACGAGCAATGAAATGGCCGCTGCAGCGGTGACGCGCAGCATTGCCTTAACCACCCGGATTTTCAACATGACTCGTCCTTGCACTTTTGAGTGATTGATTTCATTCACTAGAGGCATCATCGTGCGCACGGTTAGCAGTGCTTTTCAGTAAAAAAGATGCCGCATCGCTACCACAACTCACCACCACGACCAGCTATCTCAAATAGATTTCGAAAATACTGCACCCACTGGCTTGCACATCCACTTTCCGCTTATTGACCAGAGCCGTCATGAGGACCGCGAGCATAGCCTTTCCTCCTGGCTGCGTTTCGCTGAATCCCATGACCGGATTTCCGGGATTCGCGGCTCTGCACTCCTCCGGTGTGGCACTGAACCACACGAAATGACTGGCGTTCGCCTGATACGTGCCGATCTGGACTACCTCGACATTGCTAATGGATTCGTTAGCGCTCGCCTGCCCACTCAATAAACCAATCAAAACCGGTACCAACACTTTTATTTTCATGCCCTTCAACTCTTTGAAATGGATACGGACTTCAACTTCATGACACCGCCACTACAGCCATCCACATAGAGCGTGGCAGGCACGTTGTTTTGTATGGCATCAGCAAGAGCGCGACCATCTCTTTCTGCATCGGAACTCTCGGCTCGATAAGAAAGTGGCTACCTTCGCTGCAGTTCGCTCGACTGACTTATCTCTTAAGGCGGATGGATAGAACTTTGGTGCGAGCGCCGAAAACGCATTTTCCGGCATCAACGATGATCTCGACATCCGCATTAGAAGCGTATGCGGACAACGCCATTGCCACGAGCTCCTTATATGCTGCATGGCTCTTCTCTATGCCAAAGTCATTCAGGGAAGCCGTGCATCCCGCTGGGCCATCTATCGAACTATGGATGGCGATCCCTTCGCCATCCCAACCATTTTCGACATAGGTGATCTTTGTCGGGCCTACCAGATTAGCTGCCTGGACTGTCTGGCAGAGGCTGATCCCAGCAACTAAAACCGACACCCCTAGAACTTTAAAAAACATATCGATCCCCCATTGAATGGTTTAGTTAAGCAGCAATTGATAGAGAATAGGCACGATGTCGAACGCAGGTCCCTGCGTATGCGTCACGTTCGCAACTGCGCTGCATGCTCCATCCGACGTGCATGCCGAAACACGATACGAGTAGGTGCCGGAAGGCCTGGCAAGCGATGTCCAACTGGGATCGGCGCCTTCATAAACGGATGTCCACGTCACGCCATCCACGCTCTCTTCCATCACGTAGCGCGTCGCACCGCCGACCGCCGTCCAGTTCACATAGTCCTTGACCGCCGCCGTTTGTCCGAACGGCCAATCGACCTCGGCCACCAGGCTACCGCCCAACATGACGTAATCGGTTGCCTTTGACTGGCGTTGGTTCTTTTGATAGCGCAATGCGCCCGCCTGATCGTATAGCGAACCGATATTGCCGGCGCTCTGCGTGGCCAGTGTGCGGCGACCATTGCCGTCGTAACGGTAGCTCTCTTTGCCCGTCGCCCGGCGCAGGCGATTGCCGTAGTCGAACACGAACGCTTGGCCATTCTTGTTGCTGAGATTGCCCTGCGGGTCGTAACTCATGCCGATGACCGTGCTGCCGCCGCAACTGCCGGCCTTGACGTTGGTGAGCTGCCAGTTGGCGTCGTAGCAGTAGTAGTGATCGCGGCCCGGAGCAACGACGTGGGTCAGGTTGTCGAGGACGTCGTAGCTGTAGGTGGCCGGCGTGGAGCCGAACATAGCCGACTTGGCGGATATCAGGCGATCCAAGCCGTCGTAGGTCATATCGCGGTTGCCTCGGCCACCACGCCCCGTAGCGCCGTCGCTGATAGCGGCGACGTTGCCGTTGGCGTCATAGTCGTAGCCGTCGCTGAGGAACGCGGTGCCACCGTAGGCATCCTGGCTGGTGTCCGGCAACTGCCGCGCGTTCTGTGTCAGGGTGTGGACGATGCCGTTGCCGTAGGTGAACTGCTTGATCGCTCCGTTCGGGTAGTAGCTCACGCCGGTGGCATAGCTGCCGGCCTTGGTAGGCTGGCCCAGCGCATTGGGCGCATAGTCCACCGTCTGTCCCGATGGGTAGCGGTGCGCGGCAAGATTGCCGTTGGCGTCGTAGGCATAGCCCAGCGCCCAGGTTTCGCCGTCGGCCTGGCCCTGGCTTTCGGCGATCAGCAGCCGGCGCTTGTTGTAGGCATAGCTGTTGTAGGTGGCGACGCCGTTGTTGATGGTCGTGATCTGCTTGACCGCCCCATCCGGCCAATAGCTCCAGGCCTGGTTGCCGTTGCCATCGGGGAAGCTCAGCGCCTTGATCCGGTTGCGCATGTCGTAGCTGCGATCAATGCGGCGGCCGGACGCATAGGCAGCATCCGCATCGCATGCAGAGGTACTAGGCAAGGACAGGCCGGCCGCGGTCCAGACGAGATTGCCTGCCGCGTCGTAACCGTTCGCGGTCGCTCCGGTTTCCGGCTCAACCGTTTTGCATAGCTGCTGATAGCTGTCGTAGACATAGCTGCGGGTCACCGACACCGCACCATTGGCGTCGCGGCGGCGGATGGACAGCGGTTTACCGAAGACGTCGCGGTTGATGTCGGTGTAGGCGCCTTCGGGATGCTGGATCCAGACCGGCGTTTTGTAATCGGGCTGATCGAAGACCTGGTAGCCGGTCAGCGTCTTGTTGCCACGCGGATCGGTGACGCGCGTCTGGTTGCCCGGCAGGTATTCGGTCAGCGTCGTCAACGTGCCCAGCTCGGAATCCTGGGACACCGAGGTCTTCCGACCCAATGCATCGTAGCTGGTCCAAACGCCGGTACTGAGTGCATCGCTGCTACCAGGGTAAGAGGAGAAGGTGACTCGTCCCTCATGGTCGTAAGCAAAACGCTGGAAGCGCTGAGTCCCCCCCTCATTGCCGGCATCGTATTCTCGAGTGACAAGCGGTCGCCACAGCGCATCGTAGTAGGTTAGCTTGCGTGCATTGCCGGTAGCTACAGTCTGCCTCCAGTGTCCGGCCGGTAGCCCATACTCCGCCGCTGAGACCCGCTCGAACGCCTGCGCAGTAATATTCCAGGTCGCACTGTCATCGCTTGGATACGCGATGCTAGCTAACCGACCCATGGCGTCGTAACCATAAGTGGTCACATAGCCATTTTCGTCAGTAATTGACTTTATCCAACCCCTGTCATCTACATCTGCCGATTGTGTTGTCCCATTTTGATATTTAATCGACTGAGGAATTCCAAGCTTCCATGAAGACATATTCGTCACATTTCCGCCGCCATCCTTCGCGCTAGCCAATGTGCCATCAGCGTTGTATGTCAAAGACTGCTGAATTTTTCCAAATTTCCTAATCTCACTTGGCTGACCATAATTATTGTATGCGATCTCATCCACTACTACGCCATTGACAACGAGCCGAGTGGTTAAGCCCAAAATCCACTTTGATGGACTATCCGAATACGAAATGTTTTCCGTTTTTACATAGTTTTGAGCCACAGCGTCACTTAAAAAAATAACACCTGCGAAAGGCAACAAAACCAGAGCTATTTTACACCTCATAAGCCCCCCAATATTCAGATCCATGAAAATTTCACTTATTAAGACAGTCAGGGCGAGCTGCTCTTTGTAACGCTCAACGGGCGCCCGAACACATCAAATGAATTGATTGTGGTTCGGTAAGTGACGCCATCTTGAACTAGAATCACGCTCTTCATTGGACGCAGATAGGCTTCGGTGTAGGTATCACCCTTATACTGCGTACTTGTACCTACAGGAGTCGGAAAAGGCTGCCCAGTCAATGCAAGCTCGTAGACATAGTTTTCGACGCTTGCAATAGCATTGGAACTGGTTCCTTTTTCGAGTTTGAGTAGCTTGTGCTCGTTATAGCGATAGCTATTGCCGTAAGTATAGCGAAGCCACTCTCCGGCGTTATTGACGACTTCAGTTACAGTAGTACCGGCGCAGCTATCAGAAACACATACAGGGTCACCATAAGGGAGATTGGTTGTGGCAGCCCAGCTTCCTGGAGGTGTGCCAGCATTCGGCGCGGTAAAATTTCCTTCCTCAGCTGAGTTGACATAGCTATATTGCCACTCGACCGCCTGTAAGCCGGGCCCAGTTATGCGCTTCTTAATCAGACTCGGAGTCCAGTATGTTCGCACAAAGTCCGAATAGGTCGCATCATATGGCCCGAGACAATTACGTCTTACATTGCTGCGGCCGTGAAGCTTGGCATCAATAAAGAACTGACCTACCGCTCCTGACGGATGCGTAAGCAACATCGACCTAGTTGGACTTGTATTCGCATCTGTATACCAACCGGGATGGTCGCAACTTGAATCGCTGCCCGTACCTATGTAGAAATTATATATGTCGTCGAAATCGAATTTCCATTGACTGGCATCCGGCAATGTGACTTGCTTGAGTTTCTTGCCGCTACTATCGTACGTATACTGCCAGGTCCGCACACCATCTGTGGCACTGGCAACTTTTCCATATGAATTATAGTTAAGATCAATATGCCGGCCGTCACTGCTCTCAATCCGGTTGAGCCTAGCTGAAGCAGTTGAGGCATTGCTGTAGCTGTAAA carries:
- a CDS encoding RHS repeat domain-containing protein, coding for MDLNIGGLMRCKIALVLLPFAGVIFLSDAVAQNYVKTENISYSDSPSKWILGLTTRLVVNGVVVDEIAYNNYGQPSEIRKFGKIQQSLTYNADGTLASAKDGGGNVTNMSSWKLGIPQSIKYQNGTTQSADVDDRGWIKSITDENGYVTTYGYDAMGRLASIAYPSDDSATWNITAQAFERVSAAEYGLPAGHWRQTVATGNARKLTYYDALWRPLVTREYDAGNEGGTQRFQRFAYDHEGRVTFSSYPGSSDALSTGVWTSYDALGRKTSVSQDSELGTLTTLTEYLPGNQTRVTDPRGNKTLTGYQVFDQPDYKTPVWIQHPEGAYTDINRDVFGKPLSIRRRDANGAVSVTRSYVYDSYQQLCKTVEPETGATANGYDAAGNLVWTAAGLSLPSTSACDADAAYASGRRIDRSYDMRNRIKALSFPDGNGNQAWSYWPDGAVKQITTINNGVATYNSYAYNKRRLLIAESQGQADGETWALGYAYDANGNLAAHRYPSGQTVDYAPNALGQPTKAGSYATGVSYYPNGAIKQFTYGNGIVHTLTQNARQLPDTSQDAYGGTAFLSDGYDYDANGNVAAISDGATGRGGRGNRDMTYDGLDRLISAKSAMFGSTPATYSYDVLDNLTHVVAPGRDHYYCYDANWQLTNVKAGSCGGSTVIGMSYDPQGNLSNKNGQAFVFDYGNRLRRATGKESYRYDGNGRRTLATQSAGNIGSLYDQAGALRYQKNQRQSKATDYVMLGGSLVAEVDWPFGQTAAVKDYVNWTAVGGATRYVMEESVDGVTWTSVYEGADPSWTSLARPSGTYSYRVSACTSDGACSAVANVTHTQGPAFDIVPILYQLLLN